From the genome of Scytonema hofmannii PCC 7110, one region includes:
- a CDS encoding nuclear transport factor 2 family protein, translating into MTAAKFISPEVGEQFQIEGVAEPTLLRYFQTLNMGEFEETAALFAEDGVMHPPFESGIVGRDAIARYLQQDAQGIKAAPREGISEALDEEQIQFQVTGKAQTSWCGVNVLWFFTLNQQRQIVYTKIKLLASPQELLALQKS; encoded by the coding sequence ATGACTGCTGCCAAATTCATATCTCCAGAGGTTGGCGAACAATTTCAGATTGAGGGAGTTGCAGAGCCAACTCTATTGCGCTATTTTCAAACTTTAAACATGGGAGAGTTTGAGGAAACTGCTGCCTTGTTTGCAGAAGACGGAGTTATGCATCCCCCTTTTGAATCTGGTATCGTCGGACGAGATGCGATCGCACGTTATTTGCAACAAGACGCTCAAGGTATTAAAGCTGCTCCTCGTGAAGGCATTTCCGAAGCATTGGATGAGGAGCAAATTCAGTTCCAAGTGACAGGTAAAGCACAAACATCTTGGTGTGGTGTGAATGTTTTGTGGTTCTTTACCCTTAATCAACAACGACAAATTGTTTATACAAAGATAAAATTGTTGGCTTCTCCCCAAGAGTTACTGGCTCTACAAAAGAGTTAA
- a CDS encoding ATP-binding protein, translating into MKSELHVPSDLKFLTIVESWLLGCLEVHLKDSVDWSTQSSRLRLALVEAYSNVVCHAHKDQPLLPVLLRLELKDRDIALEVWDRGEGFDLSNYFPPSPSDKQEGGYGWLIINRLMDKVEYQLQVNGGNCLKLEVSLPEAVQTLSQPTCHLKA; encoded by the coding sequence ATGAAAAGTGAGCTTCACGTACCAAGCGACTTAAAATTTTTAACCATAGTAGAAAGTTGGTTGCTCGGATGCTTAGAAGTCCATCTCAAAGACTCGGTTGATTGGTCAACGCAATCAAGTCGCTTACGCTTGGCTTTAGTGGAAGCCTACTCTAATGTAGTGTGTCATGCTCATAAAGACCAACCACTACTACCCGTTTTGCTTCGTTTGGAACTAAAAGACAGGGATATTGCCTTGGAAGTTTGGGATCGCGGTGAAGGCTTTGATTTGTCGAACTACTTCCCTCCTTCCCCCTCTGACAAGCAAGAAGGAGGATATGGTTGGCTGATTATAAATCGTTTAATGGATAAGGTTGAATATCAACTACAAGTCAATGGTGGTAATTGTCTCAAGTTAGAAGTCAGTTTACCAGAGGCAGTACAAACCTTATCTCAACCCACATGTCATCTAAAAGCGTAG